One Glycine max cultivar Williams 82 chromosome 8, Glycine_max_v4.0, whole genome shotgun sequence genomic window, AGTTAAAGGCAATGTCAGGTGTTCCTCTCTTCAACCTGGCTCCTAATCTCACAGTGTCGAGGCTCTGCTTAGGAAGCATGAGTTTCGGGGAGCAGAACACGCTGGCGGAGTCGTTCCAGCTTATGGACCAAGCCTTCCATGCCGGCATCAACTTCTTCGACTCCGCCGAAATGTATCCCGTGCCTCAGCGCGCTCACACGTGCGGCAGGAGCGAAGAGTGTCTCGGCCGTTGGATTTCTCAACGAAAAATCCCCAGGGATAGCCTCGTAATTGCCACTAAGGTTCTCTTCTTCTGTCTTGTGGCTATTTATGTTGCCTTGTCTCTTTTGTTTAGCTCAAGTTGTTCTTATTGCAAGCCTAGGTTGCTGGACCTTCTGGGCAGATGACTTGGATTAGAGGGGGTCCTAAATGTTTGGATGCCGCTAATATTACTGAAGCCATTGATAATAGGTTACTTCCTCCCTTAATTCTTTCTCAATTCACatcctacattttttttttgtatatcgCATAACCACAAAGTTAATCCAATCTTGCTTGCAGCAGTCACTATCTCAATGTCTATAAGATCGGAGAGATGGTGGACAAATAATACTAGTACAAACTGTTTTACATCTTTTTTGCTCCATAAACActtgtaagaaaataaaaagctaaaattaacttacaCGCATAACTTTCATAGAAGCTTTCTCATTTGACTTCTCcaaaagttgattttagcttatgggaaaagttcaattaattttaccttcttattttcttgtcCTATAAATGCTTgtatttatccaaacaaaacctTAATATAGAAAACTAGACCAAAAACAAATGATTTTGATACTCTGGCAAGTCTTGTTGACCCCCCcacccaccaaaaaaaaaaaggctttatagAGTTTCAGCTGGACTAtcgaataagaaagaaaaaaaaaattgatcagaaCAATAGTAATGGAGTTTTTGATTGTGATGGCTCCTCAAAATATACACTCAAGAGAAACATTTGAGTGGGGGTGGAAGTGGGGAGGAGGGGTGCTTGTTTAGAACAGATATAAGATAATATAAAGTTTGCATTTTATGATTCTCTTTCTAGTAATAAACTCTGAAAGCTTTTGTTATTGAATTTATGCAGTTTGTTGCGGATGCAAATGGATTATATTGATCTTTATCAAATTCATTGGCCTGATcggtttgtattttttttttagtttaaatatttggaCATTTTTTACACTGTTTTTGAATATTACATGTTTGctggttttcttatttttgtccCAGTGAACATGCATATATGGATCTTAACTCTTGAAACGTTACACCAATCCTTGTAGTTATGTTCCAATGTTTGGAGAAACTGAGTATGACCCAGTCCAACAATATGCTTCAATCAGTATAGATGAACAACTTGAAGCTCTCAGTGCAGCTGTGAAAGCTGGGAAGGCAAGTGGTATTGTTAAATAGTTTCAATTGTCAACCTGTCACTATTGTAATTCTTGAATCATGATTCATGAGTATGAAAATGAATGCATTTTTTGCAGATCAGATATGTTGGTCTTAGTAATGAAACACCTTATGGCTTGATGAAGTTTATTCAGGTTGCTGAAAAATATGCTTCACACCTGAAGATAGTATCTCTGCAGGTTTGATCACTTACTGTTCAACTCTggctgtattttttattatttacgtCATGGAACCCTCACCCTACAATTTCCTCTATGAAAGTTTATTTCTGACACTAATTTTTTTCTGTTTAGTGACAGAATTCATATAGCCTGCTATGTAGAACTTTTGATTCTGCAATGGCCGAATGCTGCCATCAGGAGaggtatttaatattattgttagaTATGAAATCATTTATGTGCCTTCACCTAGCAACTTCCTTTTAGGATGGTTTACAACATGGTTCGACTGGTATCAAAGCCTCTATGACTAAGTGGTCTAGAGTTTGATCTTTGTTGACCCTATTCTTTtagataaaagttaaatttcagTACAAGGTAGGGTAGGCTAGTGCATTGTCCACACTTTAAGCCCAAAGGTTCCAGAGGGGACATGTTAGATACAAAATCATTTATGTGTCTTCACCCAACAACTTGAGTTTCTAGGATCAGGATGGTTGGCTcataacaattattaaaaatataagtttgataTTACTTGATTTTGGGCTTCGTAAAAGAAGCCTATCTAAGATATTCTGAGAAGTTGTTACTTGGATTGATATGAAATGTTGCCGGTTTGAGGACATAATTGAGAGGGTACAATAGATTAAACATTAACAAGCAGATTTATACTATATAATTCAGCTTTTATACAAGCAGAGTCATAAAATTCCATTTAATTCAGATGGATGGAACATTGGAAGCTTAATTCATgaaaatttataacatttaCTACATTTGTTGGTCTAAATCGTTCTCCTGCATTTTCTATGAAAGCCTCATTGTTTGataattatttctcttttcaGTATTAGCTTGTTGGCCTACAGTCCCCTGGCAATGGGTATACTTTCAGGGAAATATTTTTCTCCAGGCGGTGGTCCAACAGAAGCTCGTTTAAATCTGTTTAAAGGTTAATTGACATCTTTTTAGATACGTTTTGTATTATCAAGCTTTTTCACCTCTTGCCCTCCTTCCCAACACTGAAGGaaggaaagggaaaaataaatgtTCTTGGTAAGTATGGGTTTATCCAACTGATACTATTGTTATTATTCATAGGGAAGTATTCAGAAGGAGAATCTAGGTACAACTTGTCCA contains:
- the LOC102666989 gene encoding protein tas isoform X2 codes for the protein MSGVPLFNLAPNLTVSRLCLGSMSFGEQNTLAESFQLMDQAFHAGINFFDSAEMYPVPQRAHTCGRSEECLGRWISQRKIPRDSLVIATKVAGPSGQMTWIRGGPKCLDAANITEAIDNSLLRMQMDYIDLYQIHWPDRYVPMFGETEYDPVQQYASISIDEQLEALSAAVKAGKIRYVGLSNETPYGLMKFIQVAEKYASHLKIVSLQNSYSLLCRTFDSAMAECCHQESISLLAYSPLAMGILSGKYFSPGGGPTEARLNLFKGKYSEGESRYNLSKKIIKAATMEYLDIAKTYGLHPVSLAIAFVLRHPLVASAVFGATKSWQLQEVLNACKIELASEVIEDINKIHLRD
- the LOC102666989 gene encoding protein tas isoform X1 — translated: MSGVPLFNLAPNLTVSRLCLGSMSFGEQNTLAESFQLMDQAFHAGINFFDSAEMYPVPQRAHTCGRSEECLGRWISQRKIPRDSLVIATKVAGPSGQMTWIRGGPKCLDAANITEAIDNSLLRMQMDYIDLYQIHWPDRYVPMFGETEYDPVQQYASISIDEQLEALSAAVKAGKIRYVGLSNETPYGLMKFIQVAEKYASHLKIVSLQNSYSLLCRTFDSAMAECCHQESISLLAYSPLAMGILSGKYFSPGGGPTEARLNLFKGKYSEGESRYNLSKKIIKAATMEYLDIAKTYGLHPVSLAIAFVLRHPLVASAVFGATKSWQLQEVLNACKIELASEVIEDINKIHLRFPNPCP